Below is a genomic region from Flammeovirgaceae bacterium SG7u.111.
TATTGCTACTAAAAAGTCCTGTCAGCCCGTTGCTTACGGCATCGTAGCCAGTCGCCAACATTCCTGTAACACTTTTTTGCGAATTGAAAATAGGCGATTTTGTTTGCAAATCTAGTCCACCACCCAGCGAGCTACCGTAGGTTGGCAGGTACGAAACTTCCAGTTTTTCAAGGTTATTGGTAGCCACGTACGAAGTCGCAGGGTCCATTTTGTCGGTGCAAGCCCCAAATATCCGCATCCCATCTATGGTCGTGTTCACTTGACCTCCGCTCAGCCCTTCAAGGGTTGGCTCCCAAGCATAATTTCCCCTCCTTATCACAGAGACCCCGTTTGTAAACGTCATCACCTTATCAATGGGAACGAGTGCGCCCGCTCCTTGGGTTCGTTCTTCAAAAGCTTTGCTATCTAACACCAGCACCTCACCCAAAAACTGGGCAGCTAGCGAGTCATTAAGCAAAACTGCTCTATTTAGGCTATCAATATTTTGCGCTATCCCATCGGCTGAAAGCAGCAGAAAAAGCACAATAAGTTTTAGAAATTTCATCTTGGAAAAAGGATAAAAGTAACCAAAGAGCCTTTACCAAATTTGAGCACCGGCTCTTTGGCTGCTAGGTTAAAAAGTAATGTCAAATGATGTTTCGGCAACTATATCCCCACCTTCTTTAATTACAAGGTTCACCCTCCAAAGTCCTGTCATAGTAAAGTTTAACTTACCTGCATAATGCCCCATTTCTGTATGAGTTGGGTTTACATTATTAGGCGAACCATGCCCCATAGTTGGCATTTCTGGAGTCATCTCAAAAGTGTAGTTTTCCTCTGGCAAGAACTCCATCATGGTTTTTCTGCTGTTCACCACAAATTCGATGTCATTGATCCCTACCTTAGGCTCTTCACCCAACTTGTAAGAAACAAACAAATTTTTCTGATCTGTTTTACTCTCAAATGTGCGGATTCTTGGCTCGCTATCCTCGGCAACCATTACCTCAAACTTTGCCATCCCTTCCTTCATATTTTTATGGTTGTGCACATGCACATCGAGTGTCCAAGTTCCCATCATGCTCGGCATGAGGAAAACCACCGCCCCCTCAAAAAAGCCCTCTTTGGCTTCGGATGAGGCTGGGTTTTCGTAAGGTGCAGAGTGGGACATTCCCGAGTTCATCGCCATCATCGGCATAAAACTCACATGGCTTTCTTCTATAAGTTCATCGGAGATAGAATCATATACCGCCACAAAAAGCTGGTTGTACCCCGAAAAAAGCTTTTCTTTTCCATAAACTTTTACTTTTGCCCCAGCACCTAAAGCATAGCCTTCTGCTATCATCACCTTTCCTTCTGTATTCAACGTAGGCTCAACAGGTTCATCCTCGCCACATCCTGCTAAAAAAACTACAGAAAAAGTGAAGCCAATCGCCAGTAAAATATTTTTTATGTAATTCATCTGTTCCATCTGTTTTTAATTTCAAAAAATTGTAGTGATGCATTTTTAGCACACCTATTTAAGTATTCAATCACTTTTTTACCTTTATAAATTTATCAAAGCAACTTTAATGAAAGAATACATCCATTATAGCTCTTTGTACATCTAGGTAAAATGTGCAATAAAGTAGCACATACGCCGATATGCCCAACCTAGGAAAACTGGTTGGCCATAAAAAAGAGTATAAAAACAGCCTCCTCCCATCGGAAAACGGAAAACAAGGAAGACGCTATTCGGCTACTTCTATAAAAAGAAAAGAGATTGGGGAGGGCGAAAAAAATCAGTATGGAATAGTTTAGTCTCTACAGCTCTTTCAAAGCCTTCAAGATCTATTTCATAAATCACTCTGCTCTTGAAAGCATAGGTATTTATATCACCGAAAACAATCGGTTTAAATTCAAATTCAGGTACTGATGGGGTTACGGGCACTTGCTCTTCTACATCGCCTAATTCTTCTACCACATGGCACATACCGTTACATTGCAGCTCAGGCTTGTCTTTGTTATCGCACAGCACCTCTGCATAGTAAGCCTTATTCAACTGGTAGTTGATAAGTACCCCTGCCGAACGTACCGTTTGGAGCATCATGCCCACTATTATCAATATGGAAAAAGCCTGTTTCAATGCCCTGCAAAGGTAACCCTTTTTAGCAAAACCAAACTATGATGTTCATCACTTATTCAACATCTCCAAGTCCAAGTAAATAGGCAAGTGGTCGCTAAACCCGCCTTTGTACGCAGGCCCTTGAAATGTACGATTGGTAGTCTGGTCGCCGTTGGCATTTTCCTTCAATAACCATTCGGCTTCAAATATTTGCCCTTTCTCTCCCCTTATTCTCAAACCGCTTTTTCCCTCTACCAATCCTTTGCTCACTATGAACTGGTCCAGCATTTCCCACCGCCCCTCAAAGCCGTGCGTTCCTTTTTGCCACTGGTCTTTTTCCATCAAATTCACCAAATCATTCCCTGCCACCAAGGAAACGCTACTGGCACTTGGGCTGTCGTTAAAGTCGCCCATAATCAGTAGGTGAGCCTGAGAGGATATGCTTTTTATCGAATCGACTTTCGCCCTTAGAACCCTTGCCACAGCTTCACGCCTTGGGGCAGAGCTTACGCTGTTCCCCCTCTTGGAAGGCCAATGGTTCACAAAAAGGTGGAGCGTGTCTCCGCTGGGCACTGTTCCTTTGGCATACAATATATCTCGGGTGGGGTATTCTTCGAAGAATGGATGGTTTATTCGGATAGGGTGTTGGGAAATGGGGTGGAAAAGGTCGGGGCGATAAATCAACCCAACATCAATACCTCGGCGGTCGCCCGAATTGAAATGAATGATTTTGTACCCAATGCTATACAGGCAACTTTTGTAGAGTAAATCTTCCAACACCTTTCGGTTTTCTATTTCGCAAAAAGCGACTATTGCTGGAGGTTCCCACTCCCCTATTGCCAACAACGTTTTTCCTGTTTTTTTGAGCTTGTCCTCGTACCTGTACTTGTTCCAATGCCTATCGCCCTCGGGGGTAAATTCTTCGTCTGCGGTAAGGGAATCGTCTTCGTAGTCGAATAGGTTTTCAATGTTGTAAAATACAACTCGCAAATGTGATTCCTTTGCCGTAAGGGTATCTGGAAAATCTATTGTCGTTTGAGAAAAGCTATGAGCAGAGCCAAAACAAAGGAAGAACAGAATAACTATAAAACATTTCATAAGCCATACCGATAATAATGTCTGGCTTTTTAACGAACAGTATTCATTTCAAATGTGAAAAACCTTTATTTATCCTGAGAACCAAGGGGCTTAAAAGGTGGGAAATAAAAAAAGCTACTCTTTAGGGAGTAGCTTTCAATGGCTGTAAGGGAAGGATTCGAACCTTCACGGAGTAGTTAGCCTGTCAAAGAGCGGGAGGTGCGCGGTACGCATCCATCCGCTCTTTAAAGGTTTGTCCAGAATCCCCACCCCCGGGATAGGAGGGCATGGCTGCCAGTTTCATCACCTTACAGTGTCGTAGTATTCGTATTTCAAATTCTGCCGATCTTCTATCGGCATGGCTGTAGGGGAAGGAGTCGAACCTTCACGGAGCGGTTAGCCTTTAAAAGAGAAGTCAGACTACAAATGCAGTCCATCTGCTCTTCAAAGGTTTCTACCGGATTCTCCACCCCCGGGATAGGAGGGCATGGCTGCCAGTTTCATCACCCTACAGTGTCGTAGTATTCGTATTTCAAGTTCTACCGATCTTCTATCGGCATGGCTGTAAGGGAAGGAGTCGAACCTTCACGGAGTAGTTAGCCTGTCAAAGAGCGGGAAGTGCGCGGTACGCATCCATCCGCTCTTTAAAGGTTTGTCCAGAATCCCCACCCCCGGGATAGGAGGGCATGGCTGCCAATTTCATCACCTTACAGTGTCGTAGTATTCGTATTTCAAATTCTGCCGATCTTCTATCGGCATGGCTGTAAGGGAAGGAGTCGAACCTTCACGGAGTAGTTAGCCTGTCAAAGAGCGGGAAGTGCGCGGTACGCATCCATCCGCTCTTTAAAGGTTTGTCCAGAATCCCCACCCCCGGGATAGGAGGGCATGGCTGCCAGTTTCATCACCCTACAGTGTCATAGTATTTGAGAGAACTGTTCCTTATTGTTGATACAAATGTAAAGGGAGTAGCTATATGTTGCAAATATTTCAATAAAAAAAATAAAAACTTTCTATATTTCTAAATAAAAAAGATTTTCATTGAAAAAATGATAATCGACATTGGTTTTTTGAGCGGTTAAATGAATTTTTTCTAATAAAGGAATGTATTTACCAAAATACACGTAATAAAATACCAGAATCAAGAAAAAAACACAGGTGATAAGTGGGATATTTCACTTAAAACCCATATTTAATTTGCAAACCCGAATGTAAGAAATGAATCTCCAAATCATATTTTAAGCTCGCTAAACCCAAAAACGGTCAGTAAGCCAAGCATCCCGACTTGAAAGCTCTGCTCATAAACAAGAAAAATCGACACGCAATGATTAATATACCAACCTTCAAAACAGATTGGTCTGAAATACATATTAAAGTTTTGTCCTGTTCGTTTATTAAGCAAAAAAATCAAGTAGTCCTTTTTTGGAGTCAAAAAAAGTTGTACTATTAATGTAACTGTTGGCATAGCTAAATCAACTACTCAACAACATTTTTGCCTAGCATAAAGGTGTTTGTTCTAAAAAAAACTCACGTCTTTAGAAGCTGTTTGGGGATGTATCTTCAAAGTAGCTTCTTAGAGAATTTATAATTATTTTTCTTTAAAATGCTGAACGCATGATTACCGTCAACAAAAAGTTAATGTCACAGGTACAGTTTTTCCTGTTGAACAATAATAGAATAAAAGCTATCGACTTATTGTGTGCACACAAATGTGATCTTGACTTGGCTTCCGAGATTGTAAGTAAATTAGCTACAAACGA
It encodes:
- a CDS encoding FixH family protein codes for the protein MNYIKNILLAIGFTFSVVFLAGCGEDEPVEPTLNTEGKVMIAEGYALGAGAKVKVYGKEKLFSGYNQLFVAVYDSISDELIEESHVSFMPMMAMNSGMSHSAPYENPASSEAKEGFFEGAVVFLMPSMMGTWTLDVHVHNHKNMKEGMAKFEVMVAEDSEPRIRTFESKTDQKNLFVSYKLGEEPKVGINDIEFVVNSRKTMMEFLPEENYTFEMTPEMPTMGHGSPNNVNPTHTEMGHYAGKLNFTMTGLWRVNLVIKEGGDIVAETSFDITF